A section of the Heptranchias perlo isolate sHepPer1 chromosome 44, sHepPer1.hap1, whole genome shotgun sequence genome encodes:
- the tnfaip8l2b gene encoding tumor necrosis factor, alpha-induced protein 8-like protein 2 B isoform X1 encodes MLKGMESFSSKDLALKAQKKVLSRMASKTLAQLFIDDTSGEILDELYRVSKEFTGNKAESQKVLKNLIKIAVKIGVLYHHHKFNEQELSLAEDFKKKLRQGAMTAISFYEVEFTFEQSVMTELLTGCRDLLLKLVQSHLTPKSHGRINHVFNHFANEGLLTKLYGAEGPYRSHLRKICEGLNKLIDEGTL; translated from the coding sequence GAATGGAGTCATTTAGTTCCAAGGATCTGGCCCTCAAGGCCCAGAAGAAAGTCTTGAGCAGGATGGCGTCCAAGACCCTGGCCCAGCTCTTCATAGACGACACAAGCGGTGAGATCCTGGACGAGCTGTACCGGGTGTCCAAGGAGTTCACCGGCAACAAGGCGGAATCGCAGAAGGTGCTGAAGAACCTCATCAAGATTGCGGTGAAGATCGGCGTGCTGTACCACCATCACAAGTTCAACGAGCAGGAGCTGAGCCTGGCCGAGGACTTCAAGAAGAAGCTGCGGCAGGGGGCCATGACGGCCATCAGCTTCTACGAGGTGGAGTTCACCTTCGAGCAAAGCGTGATGACCGAGCTCCTGACGGGTTGTAGGGACCTGCTCCTCAAACTGGTGCAGAGCCACCTGACCCCCAAATCCCACGGACGCATCAATCACGTCTTCAACCATTTCGCCAACGAGGGCTTGCTGACAAAGCTTTACGGGGCCGAGGGGCCGTACAGGTCCCACCTGCGGAAGATCTGCGAGGGGCTGAACAAGTTAATCGACGAAGGGACTCTATAG
- the tnfaip8l2b gene encoding tumor necrosis factor, alpha-induced protein 8-like protein 2 B isoform X2, whose product MESFSSKDLALKAQKKVLSRMASKTLAQLFIDDTSGEILDELYRVSKEFTGNKAESQKVLKNLIKIAVKIGVLYHHHKFNEQELSLAEDFKKKLRQGAMTAISFYEVEFTFEQSVMTELLTGCRDLLLKLVQSHLTPKSHGRINHVFNHFANEGLLTKLYGAEGPYRSHLRKICEGLNKLIDEGTL is encoded by the coding sequence ATGGAGTCATTTAGTTCCAAGGATCTGGCCCTCAAGGCCCAGAAGAAAGTCTTGAGCAGGATGGCGTCCAAGACCCTGGCCCAGCTCTTCATAGACGACACAAGCGGTGAGATCCTGGACGAGCTGTACCGGGTGTCCAAGGAGTTCACCGGCAACAAGGCGGAATCGCAGAAGGTGCTGAAGAACCTCATCAAGATTGCGGTGAAGATCGGCGTGCTGTACCACCATCACAAGTTCAACGAGCAGGAGCTGAGCCTGGCCGAGGACTTCAAGAAGAAGCTGCGGCAGGGGGCCATGACGGCCATCAGCTTCTACGAGGTGGAGTTCACCTTCGAGCAAAGCGTGATGACCGAGCTCCTGACGGGTTGTAGGGACCTGCTCCTCAAACTGGTGCAGAGCCACCTGACCCCCAAATCCCACGGACGCATCAATCACGTCTTCAACCATTTCGCCAACGAGGGCTTGCTGACAAAGCTTTACGGGGCCGAGGGGCCGTACAGGTCCCACCTGCGGAAGATCTGCGAGGGGCTGAACAAGTTAATCGACGAAGGGACTCTATAG